Within Montipora foliosa isolate CH-2021 chromosome 3, ASM3666993v2, whole genome shotgun sequence, the genomic segment GTAACTTGAGTTCCTAGAAAATGAAACAATCTTATTATTTAGATGCAAATTTGGTGAAAAAAGTGACAAGTTTGCAAGAGTATGAAGGCCAAAAGCACTAACCCTTCTCCTTAAAGGGCTGGGGGAAGGGCTGCAAGCAGTTACACACAAGCCTGAGGTTaataaatgtttctttaaaataatatgaattctttgtctgtcacctcgacaaaacggctagcggccattttgaaaaaataattaGGAGATTATCACGTAACAATCACCTCAAGACTAcattattgtacatgtataactACTGTATAGTCACTTAACTACTGTATAGTGAATGTAATCATCGCAGTTCTGAAGCAAAAAATGAGCAGTTgcaaaagaaacctgaaaaaatcCATGGCTGGCTTGAACTGGACTCACGCAcgctctcattggtcaatagagCTCTGTGTTTACccgagagtatgtaaacacgactgtgacatcacacgacttttgattggttatgtgttgtcagatgagcattttgattggttaatagGATATGAGTGTGTTTCAAGAAAATaagtttcaatcaagaagtaaaaaaaacccagcattttcCTAGATTATTTTGTCAAATCATTTTTAACACTCTGGGAGtagggagaattctcgacagttctAACTGTCTTGATTTCTCCCAattccccctcgtgtttagatgaggcttaTAATGTCAACacagaaaaagtcctctattgcttaaataataGGTAAAGAATGAATGGAATTTTCATATGTTTGAACTCCGGAGTACGCAGGTCTCAAATTAATGACAGTGATCGTTGCAGTTACATGTACTAGGAAGGAACTGggttttttcaggcttcttttgcAACAACTCAAGTTGCTTCAGCTGCCATGTTCACTTACATGGATACATTAACTACTGACAATATTACCccacagttcaaatatatgaacaTGTTATATATTCTTTCTATGATATAGTCTGCTTCTTcaaaagattgaagtgatcctcacaaTTATCTTTGCCTCTTacaaacacctgaaaatttcaggcagcTCAAAGAGATTCCATGACCTGTGCGATGCTGGTGCgtttgctctaccaactgagctacatgtatgaagccacacagttgggagctggtcaatttATTGGGCTCATGTGAATCCTGTGAAAGAAATGATGATTTTTCAGGTCTCTATTAGAaacaattattgcttaaattaattgtccagataagtacaAAGATCACTTTAATCTTTtgtctataacccacacttccAATACAAATTTCTTTCAGTCACCTTCTTGTTGATGAAATCATAGTAGTACATTTTTGGCTTAGAAGAACGGAGTAGAACCTTATCATTGTTACCTCCTAGCTGGTACTGTAATGCCGCTATAGTTGTTTTGTCTGGTCTCCATTGATACAAAGACCTTTGGATGGTCTTAAAATTTCATGATACTGATTGCCTTAAACCTGCATGACTTACCTATACTCCACCAAAACCAGCCTGCATATCCAGGGTGGCGGCAAGTGCTATAAATTCCATAAGTGACTAAAACGTGATTCTTGTCCTTCCTCGTCTGAATTATATGCGTGAAATTAGATTCTGCTGTTATCATGGCAAGTTTCCGTAGTGCTTCTCCTCCCATCATCATCAGCAAGCCAAgaaagctaaaaataaaaatgctcTTCATTTGTGGCAAAAGCCACAACTCTAAGGCAAATTCAGTCCAACTAGCAATGGCTGCAATTTGGTACTCTACACTGTGGTTGAGCAGGAATGAGTCTAAAGACAGTTTGTCTGGACTGTAAATAGCCACCACCACATATTCAGATATATGAAATAAGGAGAGGGAGGCTAGATACCAGCCAAAATATTTCCATGGTGTATCTCCAATGCTAAGCAGGATGGCAGATCCAAAAAGGACACCTTAAAAAACAAGGCAATTACATGGGAATTAATACTGCATAACATTTCCATTcatcaagtgaggctatgatccttgcagttatgaatgcaatttttgcaattgcgtaaagaagcctgaaaaattcaggacttcaacagggtttgccACTaaacgttgggagctggtcatttgtgggttctaatgttcccgtgaggaatgaatcaacgatgaaatgataatTACATGAagtggatcatatatgaacagcggatatgaaatcaagtgaagctatgatcctcgcagttatgaacgcaatttttgcaattgcgtaaagaaggctgaaaaattcaggacttcaatggggtttgaacccgtggcctcgtgatactggtgcgacgctctaaccaactgagctatgaagccactgacattcggagctggtcatttgtaggttctaatgttcccgtgaggaatgagtcaacgatgaaatgatatatgaaatggatcatatatgaactgcggatatgaaatcaagtgaagctatgatcctcgcagttattaacaaatgaccagctcccaatgtcagtggcttcatatatatagctcagttggttagagtgtcgcactgGTATCatgaggtcacaggttcaaaccccgttgaagtcctaaatttttcaggcttctttatgcaattgcaaaaattgcgttcataaatatgaggatcatagcttcacttgatttcatatccgcagttcatatatgatccatttcatatatcatttcatcatttccATTCATATCGTCCTGAGACATTAAATGGCTAATCAAGAGTGCGTTCATGAAGCATGATGCCCAGGATTTGTGCTTCAAGCTAGAAGGTATGATGTGGATGGGCCAGTAACATTTCAGATAAGCATTTCGATGTGATGTATTTAGTAATTAAACTGATGCATAATGTCATCCCCAGCCCATCATTTGCCTAAGTTCTGAAATATGCCCCGTAAGCGTGGGTACCCACTACTTCCTACTACTTCTGAGACTGCACAGAATAGCCCAGTCTATAATTTGTGGAATTCATAATTCAGAACCAACCAGTGAGCTATTTTCAGTGGTTACGGAATTAATGGGATTTTAAGCTTTAGAGACGTTTTACAAGGCCAGCGAATCCCAGCGTTATAGCTCATAGCTCTCCCTAGCCTAGTGTCCGTAGGCCAGACATGAACGTACCAAAGTAAAACTTTATCAGTGGCAaatgacaaaaaattaaaaaaaaacttacccAGAAACGCTGCTCTCGCGGCGACCGAAGAATGTGGAAAAATACGTGTTGCTGACAAACTCAAACCAACATAAGCGCATTGCGTTTTTACGTTCCATATATCCGTGGAATGTTTGACATCTTGAAATGATGTCACAGTTAAAAGAATATAAGCTAGAAAAAACGAAATCGCCACTTTTCCTTCTGCAATCATTTCAAATGTAGCATTGTCATCTACCCGTTCATGTAAGAAGACTAAAAGTTACTTGTGTTTTATATTGAAGAAAGCAAACGCAGAAAACCTTTAGGTTTTTAGTTCCTTTTAGGTCTTAAGTGACGAAAAATTGTTTAAAGCCTACAATATTAATTTATTGCCATGGATGGATTTCCTACAGTTTTAGAAGGGATTAATTTGTGAAAGTATAAAACTCGAGGACGCTACAGAATCGCGTACACTACATAAAGTTGTCATTGACTGTTCAGAGTTGAAAAAGACTGCGCACTAATATTTCTCGATAATAAAACCAATGGCGGATGATGACGATAAAAATGGCAGAAAAGTGAATTCTGATCGAGGGTCGAGAACACCACACTGGCGAGAAACATGTATTGGTATTTGGTCAAGAAGTACAAAGGGTCATCATGTCAACGACGGAGAGTACGATAAGATTTGCAATGGAATCAGTGTGATTAGAATTCATGGCAAGGTAAGCTTAAAGATTGTttcaattaatttcaaatatttcttgtGCTTGATATCATTACCGCGTgctgttttcaaaaacaaacatctCCAATAAACTCCTTCTGCTTACACCAATAATATGCCAAGTCAAGCCAAGCCAATTCTTACCTCAACCTACACAGATACAATTTAATTCAGACAATatatgaaaattattttaaattcaaaACGTTATCGCAAGTCACGATAATGTGCAGCTGTTGTAGGAAGTTAACGTTTGAACGTTTGGGACTTCTTAATCGAGTGGGTGACCCAAAAGAAAAAATTCGTTGGGCAACCTACTAAAGAATTACGATAAAAACGGTTGAAGGATAACTGACAACAGTTTAGAACATAAACAAAAAAGTTCTGGttgcttctgcaggtaccggagcagagATTTATACGTAcaatgtaaaacaaaagaaaaaaaagacagaaaacaaacgattccaaataaagactaatcccaagtggcCAAAAATACAATGATTTCCgatacctgcagaaagacccagaattcttcatgtttttcttaaaaatatattattgATTGTTGTTATCAGTGTGTTATCCTGGGCTCAAGACATTTTCACGTGACATGGTTATGAGTCAACAATTGCAAGATCTATTTGTGCTATGCCGTAAATTGGAACTTTATGCCACTGTTTTCTTGGATAATCCCATGAGAATGTGAATTTCTTTTGGTCTTTTAAATTTTTCTCTACATTTAATTCCTTACCAAATGCCTCCTCTTGCTCAATAATATTCTCAGGTTATTGACTGTTCCCAAGTGAAGGATAAAATTAATAACTGTTTTCAAGAAGCCACAAATGAAGCTTGTAGGTTGCTCCTGGTTTCGACCCCATATCACAACTAAATgaagtacaataaaaaatatattaattattgtCTCGGGGGTGTACAGTAGTCAtgagaaggactgttttggGTGATAATTGATTGATGTTTCGATAATCTGAGCGGAAGTCATTCTTTTCAGGTGTTCACCCAGACAATTGTACTTCTCTTAAGTTATGAAAGCTTTCTGGTGCTCTTCTGATTTGTCTGTGTCAGccaaagtggttcagcgttgtctgtactcttatcgacaatgatgttcctcatcacagtggtcaaaatgttgtggactcacgaggcaaGGGCGCCGCCagccttcctatttcattgcgtgcatgAAAACAAGAGacccaattgttaccggaagactgtgcagaattgagttcaaataaatataaatagccagacaatcGACTTATGATactttctctgtctttgttaaacagacaatgctgaaccactttcaatttgttttttaccacaatattcaacgctaaACAAGGTTTTTATTTTAGAGCGTGACCaaatcatgacacgaagaaagagcaagcgttgtctatagcTTTCTCACAATATGAttagtttatttcccaaaatgggcattcctgattggctattacattgcgtgacaaatttaTGCAAGCAAGACGCGTAcagcattgtctagactcttatcgacaacagcaaattagccaatcagattgcgagattatgAGCAATtgcggtaaaaaacaaatttccaTTTTATTACATTGCCCTTACAACTAACTACCAAAGATTTGCACCAGCTTTTTGTACTGTTTTTTGTATGTTGGTTTTTAAGCAACAACTTTACCATGCACCAAGGGCAATCAATTTTGAGGGTATTGTCTATAAAATTATTGATTTCAATCTTCTGCAACATGCTAGTTAAGACTCACCTGAGTGGAAGCCTGCTATAGTGTAGAGCTTATTGTATCCAAAACTCTTGATTGATTTGTAATCTCATTGAAGCCTACAGATTCTAGTAATTTGAAACTTAGCAAGACCAGAGGActtcaaattattattactattgacaGAACAGGTATTTGAATTTAAAAACAGTCGTAATTAGGCACTTTTGTCTTACTTTAAACCCATTGATtcgatttcactctgtctaacaccagagtCAACGgtgagtcaatgggttagtgaCATGTATTGTACTAAGTAATGCATTTATTTTGCGATtaatttttaccttttgaaggaGTTGATATAGAGactaacccattcacccctgaaccgacctaaaccggccatacttagtattttactctgtctaacaccagacgactatttttacttgtcaatggggaaccacCAGCactcaatgggttaaaatattTAGATCTCTATCAATGGTTCATAAAACGGGAATGCTATTATTAAACCGATTGACAAGTACAAATTTAATTGTCTGCTGTaagttaaacagagtaaaatctattacataT encodes:
- the LOC137997978 gene encoding protein-S-isoprenylcysteine O-methyltransferase-like codes for the protein MIAEGKVAISFFLAYILLTVTSFQDVKHSTDIWNVKTQCAYVGLSLSATRIFPHSSVAARAAFLGVLFGSAILLSIGDTPWKYFGWYLASLSLFHISEYVVVAIYSPDKLSLDSFLLNHSVEYQIAAIASWTEFALELWLLPQMKSIFIFSFLGLLMMMGGEALRKLAMITAESNFTHIIQTRKDKNHVLVTYGIYSTCRHPGYAGWFWWSIGTQVTLINPVCLVGYIWASWKFFDERIHDEEITLIHFFRDEYLEYQKRVPASGVPFVKGFSLTPSMNEKD